In one window of Hymenobacter nivis DNA:
- a CDS encoding LysM peptidoglycan-binding domain-containing protein — MGLMDFLNTEGEKKPADASQPTAGAGASFGSTDANTYTVASGDSLSKIAKNHYGDGTKWHQIYEANKDLIGTNPDLIEVGQVLILPSI, encoded by the coding sequence ATGGGCCTGATGGATTTCCTGAACACCGAAGGCGAAAAGAAGCCGGCCGATGCCTCCCAACCCACTGCTGGGGCCGGTGCCTCGTTCGGCAGTACCGACGCCAACACCTACACAGTGGCGAGTGGTGATTCCCTTTCGAAAATTGCCAAAAACCACTACGGCGACGGTACCAAGTGGCACCAGATTTACGAGGCCAACAAGGACCTCATCGGCACCAACCCCGACCTCATCGAAGTAGGCCAGGTGTTGATCCTACCTAGCATCTAG